GCGGGACGCCCTGGCCGAAAAGGCCCGTGCCTTCGATGACGTCATCAAGATCGGGCGCACCCACCTTCAGGACGCCACGCCCATTCGCCTGGGCCAGGAGTTCTCGGGCTACGCCAGCATGGTCGACCACGGCATCCGCCGCCTGCGGTCGCTGCGGGAGCACCTGGCCGAACTGGCCCTGGGCGGCACGGCGGTGGGGACGGGCATCAACACCCACCCCGAGTTCCCGCGGCGCACCATCGCCCGGATCGCCGAGGCGACGGGCCTGCCCTTCCGCGAGGCGGAGAACCACTTCGAGGCCCAGGGCTCAAGGGATGCGGTGGTGGAAGCCAGCGGCCAGCTGCGCACCGTGGCCACCAGCCTGATGAAGATCGCCAACGACATCCGCTGGCTGGGCTCCGGTCCCCGCTGCGGCATCGGCGAGATCCTGATCCCGCCGACCCAGCCGGGTTCGTCCATCATGCCGGGCAAGGTCAACCCCGTCATGTCCGAGATGCTGATGATGGTCTGCGCGCAGGTGATCGGCAACGACGCGGCCATCGCCGTCAGCAACACCCACGGCAACTTCGAGCTCAACGTGATGATGCCGGTGATGGCCCACAACCTGCTCCAGTCCATCGAGTTGCTGGCCAACGGGGCGGCCACCTTCACCGAGCGCTGCGTGCGCGGCATCGAGGCGAACCGGGAGCGCTGCGAGGCGCTGATCGAGGGGTCCCTGGCCATGGTCACCTCCCTGGTGCCCCGGCTGGGCTACGACACCGCCGCCGACATCGCCAAGGAGGCCTACGCCAGCGGCCGCACGGTGCGGCAGCTGATTTTGGAGAAGGGCCTGCTCTCGGAAGAGGAGACGGCCCGCCTGCTGGACCCGCGGCGGATGACGGAACCGGGCCGGGCCGAGTGAGGGGCCCGGCCCGGCGCAGGGCGGAGGCGGTCGCTGCAGGCCCGCGCCATCTGGTGCCTCCGCCGCGAGCCGGCTCAGCAGCGGGCAGCGGCCAGGGGGTGCGGGTCGTGCAAGCTCCTGCCCGAATTCGACGTTGCGGCTGTTGCCCGCTCCGACCCCGATCCCTAATGGCCCATGCGTGGAACACAAACATTTGTTTTGGAAGTAGTTGACAGACCCCTGCGTTGGATTTATTCTTTGTTGTGTGGCCTGCCTAATAGGGCAAGGCCCGGCTCGCAGGAAGGGTGTCGGGAGAGGGGGCGCGCCATGACCGTAGGCGAAACGGCCGCCAGCCAGGACCCTTCGGCGCCGCCGGAGCGCATCGACGCCCTCTCCCTCTGGCTCGTGATGCAGCGTTTGGACGACTTCAAGCGGGACCAGGAGCGGCTTTATGGCCAGGTGGACCTCCTCCACCGGGGGCTCACCGATGTGCGCCGAGAGATCGGTGACGTGCGCCACGAGATGACGGCTATACGCCAGGAGGTCGCCGGCCTGCGGCAGGACATGCACCAGGAAATCGCCGCCGTACGGAGGGAGCTCGGCCAGAAGACGGCCACGGTACGACAGGAGCTGCGGGAGGAGTTCGCTGGCCTGCGGCAGGAGGTGCATCGGGAGATCACCACCGTACGGCAGGAGTTGCGGGACGCGATCGCTGGCCTACGGCAGGATTTGCGAGATGAGATCGCTGGCTTACGGCAGGAGATGCGCAACGAAATGGCCACCGTACGCCACGACGCCGGCGGTCTCCAGCTTGCCATGGCGGAGTTACGGCGCGACCTCGACCAGCGGATCAGCCGGCTGACCGGGTGGCTCGTAGGCGGCCTGGTCACCCTTCTGGGCACGGTGGTGGGTTTACGGTTCCTGGGCTGAACCTGTCCCGGGTCCAACGCGAGTACCGGCCCCGGGGTTCAAGGCTGGTGCGTCGCGGGGAAAACCCTAGCGCGCCGGGCCGAGTTCTTCCTGAAAATCGTAGACGAGCTTGCTGATCCGGGCGATGTCTTCGAACCCCTGGTCGATGTTGTCCACGCCTTTTGAAAGGATGGCCAGGACGAACGGCCGGCGGCCGAAGACGATGCCCACATCGTCGGCCACGCCCTCGATGTCCCCTTCCTTGTGGGCGACAAACACATCCGGAGGCAACTCACCCGGCAGGCCAACATGGAAGATGGCGTGACCCATGTCGTCCAGCATGCGGCCGCCCAGCAAGGGGTGTTGGCGGGCAAAGTCCAGCACGGCCTCCACGTAGATCCCCATGTCCCGGGCGGTACTGACGCGGCGGCCGCCGGGGAAGATCACCTCGCCCCCCAGCCGGCGCATGAACTCGCCCACGTTGTCCTTGCCGAAGTGGCGGAACAGCATGTTCGTCGTCACGTTGTCGCTGATGGTGATGGACAGGTTGGTGAGGACGCGCAGGGAGTAACTCTTGCCCGGGAAGCCGTCCCGCTGCAGGATGCCGGCGCCGCCCGTCAGGTCCCGATCGGGCTCATAGACGATCCGGTCGTCCATGCGGGCGCGTCCGGCGGCCACCTGGTGATTCACATAGAGGACCAGCGGGACCTTGATGGTGCTGGCGGCGTGGATCGGCTCCCGCTCGTTGATCCCCCAGGTCGCGCCCGTTTGCAGGTCTTTGAAATAAATGCCGAAGGTCTGGGGCCGTGTCTCGATGAACTCCCGAACCCTGGCCACCAGGGGGCCGTAGTCGGGCTGCCGCGCCCCGGGTCGCAGCTCGGCGCGATCCAGAAGCTCGTCCAGCCGGGCCAGGGTGTCTCCGGAATCGGGATCGACCACGGGGATGCTGGAGGCACTCAGACCGGGCGCCCTGCCGGGCTTGGCTGCCCGGCCGCCGTCGGGAGCCTGGGCCAGGTTCATCCGGCATCCAGCCAGAAGCACGCTAAGGCTCACAAGGCCCGTTAGGGCCACCACAAGGCGCGCCCGAGGGCGAGACCGGCCGTTCCTTTGCTCCCCGCCCTGCCTTCCGGACCCCTCTTGCCGCCGGTTTTCAGGCCGGCCCGGCCCGGCTGCATGCCCGCGGCCCGTGTCCCCGCGGCGCCTTGCCCCGCCATCCATGTCGCTACGCCCCTCCTGCCTTGCCCGGCCCATGCCTGGCGGCCGATGGTCCCCTGGGCTGTCCGGGTTCACCACCGGCCCTGGTCTCCTGGGCTACCCCTCTTTCCCGGGGCCTCTCCGGGTCTCTCCCCGGTCCCCCGGCTCCCTGGCTGCGGCCCGCCGCCGCCCGGGGCAATAATTGGTCCCCCGTCCTGTCACCCACTGAATATGGCCAGCCACACCGGCTGTCCCCGCTGCTGGGAGCGGGCTGTCCCTGCAGCTGGGAGCGCTTGGAGGCGGGCCGCCGCCTCTCCCCAGTGCCGAACCTGCCCATCCCCTCGTCAGTAGGTGCCGATGTCTTCGATGAGGGTGGTCATCAGGGCCAGGGCGGTGATGGCTTCGCTCTTGTCCTGCAGCTCGATGGCTGCACGCAACGTCGCCAGCTGGGCCTCGAAGTCCCGGATGGCCGTGGCATCGCTGTTCACCGCCACGGGCACCCTCACCCTTTTCCATTCGGATTCCAGGCGCGCGGCCAGGGCGGCGGCCCGCTGCCAGTCCTCCGCCTGGACGGCCTCCCGCGTCGCCTTGATGCCCTGGCCGATGGAGCCGCCGGGGGTCAGGGGCTTGCGGAAGTACGTCGGCGCCACGCCCAGGGCGATCCCCATGATCACCAGGAGGGTGACGATGATGTAGCGCCGTGCCTTCATGGACCCGGCTACTCCTTACCGCCGCCGGCCGCCCCACCGCCGGCGGCGCCTCGGCCTGCCGCCACCGGTTCGGCCTTGCCCCGCCGCCGCCGGGGGCTCCCCTGGGCCCCCGCGAGCGGCTCGCCGGGTGCAACCTCGGCCGGAGGCTCGGGCCGCTCCCGGGCCGGGGGCCGGTGGTCGTTGTGCCCGTCGGCGCCGAACAGCTCGCCTCCGGGAGACTGGCGTGCGTATTCCGGTTCCTCCGCCGCAACCTTGCGAATGCGGCGTTCCAGTCCCTGTTCCATCACCCGCGCCTGCGCCGCCGCCCGGCGCAGGCGCTCCCGCTCTTCTTCGGACTGCGCGCTGGCGGCCAGAGAATCCAGCCCTGCCCGCACCCGCTTCAGGGTCGCCGCCGCCCGCAACAGCTTGGCGTAGGTCGTCATGCCACAGGCCCTCCTTGCAACGGCCGGTCGCGGCTTCCTGCGGAATCCATCCCATGGCGAAGGCCCGTCGCTTGCGAGTATCCCCCGCCGGCGGGGTGCGTATTTCGCGGCGGCGCCGCAGACACTGGGAGCGGACAGGCGTGACCGGCCGGCGGGCGGGCGTCACCGCCCGTTCGACCTGGCCTGATCAGTGCCGCTGCCGGGCCTTGCCGGCGGAGGGACCGCCGGTTGCGCGGTTTTGCGTCGACGTGATCCGGACGGTGGCTTGGGGGGACGTGCGGGTGCCGGAAACACTACTGGTGCTGATCCGGTCGATCATCGCGTTCGTCTGGCTCTTCTTTCTGACCCGGTTCGTGGGCCGCAAGCAGGTGTCCCAGTTGACCTTCACCGAGTACGTGGTGGGGATCACCATCGGGTCCATCGCCGCCCAGGCCTCCACCGATCCCCAGAACCGGTTCCTCGACGGTATCGTGGGAGTGGCCGTGTGGGCGCTGGCTGCGCTCGCACTGACCTACCTGCAGCAAAACAGCAACGCGGGGCGCAAGTTCATCGAAGGGGAGCCCGTGGTGGTGGTCGCCCGGGGCCAGGTGCAGGAGAAGGGCTTGCGGATGGCCCGGCTCTCGGTGGCGGAGCTCATGGAGCTGCTGCGCCAGAAGAACATCTTCGACCTGCGCCAGGTGGACTGGGCCCTCATGGAAACCGACGGGCAGCTCACGGTTCTCAAGAAGCCCGAGTATGAGCCGCTGACGGCAAAGACCGCGGGCATGCTGACCCCGTCCCGCCCTGAATTCCCGTATGTGGTCATTGCGGACGGGCAGGTTCTTCCCAACTCGCTGCGTGCGGCGGGCAAGGACGAGGCCTGGCTGCGCCAGGAGCTGTTGCGCAACGGAGTCGACGACCCGAGCCAGGTGATGGTGGGCCAGATCATCGGCAACCAGCTGTACGTGGACCTCAAGCAAGACACCCAGACCATCACCCAGCCCCCGCTCCGGGCAACCCTGGGCGCCGACCTGGAATCCCTCCAGGCGGACTTCGCCAGCTGGGCCCTGGAAACGGAGGACCCCGAGGCTCGTCAAATGTACGAGGAGTACGCCCGGAAGACGGGGGAGATCCTGAAGGATCTGGACGCCCTGGTGAGATAGCCCAGCGGTTTAGGGTTTGAATTAATCAATTCGCCCCCCGAAAGAAGCAGGGATACGAAACGAGGTGTCGAAAAACCCATAGCGACGAGGGGACATACAGCATGCCCCGCCCCTCGTCAACCGGCCAGGTTCCTCACCGCTGGCCCCAAAGCTTCCGGCCCTGCCGGGCGGTCGCCTGCCCCGCCCGCCCGGAGCCGGGCCGGAGGGTACCCATGCCCCCAGCAGAGGCGATGCGCCACCCGCGCAGCGCCTCTGCTTTTTGCTGTAGCGTTGCGGCCATGGCCACCCGCACGGCCATCGCCCCCCTCCCCCCACGCCCGGCAGCCACCGGCCCGTTGGCGTGCCCGTTCCAATGCGGGGGGCCGTTATGCGGGGGCCGGTCCCCCGGCACCGCCCGCCATGGGCTCCAGCGGGATCCCCGCCCGCTCCAGGAATTCCACCGCCCGCGGGTCGGGGTACCAGTCCCGGTAGACCACCCGCACCACCCCTGCGCCGATCAGCAGCTTGGCGCAGTGGAGACAAGGGGTGGCCGTGGTGTAGAGAGTGCTGCCCTTCACGGTGACCCCGTGCAGGGCCGCCTGGAGGATGGCATTGGCTTCGGCGTGGATGGTGCGGACGCAGTGCCCGTCTTGCATCAGGCAACCGGCCTCGGTACAGTGGGGGAACCCCGGTGGTGCCCCGTTGTAGCCGGTGGCCAGGATACGCCGGTCCCGCACCAGCACCGCCCCCACGTGGCGGCGCGGGCAGGTGGACCGCCTCGCCACCACCTCCGCCAGTTCCATGAAATAGGCATCCCAGGGGGGCCGCTGGTCGGCTTGATCCTCCTGGCGCGACCCGGCCGGAGGAGCCGGCTCCTGGTGCGGGTCGGGCCGGACGGCTTGATCCGGCCGGGCTGGTGGGTCCTGCGCGCTCTGCTGCTCGGCCATCGGTGCCTTCCTCCCCGCCTGATTGCCTGACTGCCTGACGACCTGTTGACCAGATTCCCTGGCGGCTTGCACGGCTTGGTGGATGGGCCAGCCGTTGCCGCCGCCTGCGGCGATGTTACAATAACACCAGTTTGAGTCGAGGTGACCGCGATGCCCGCCGCAGGCCGCAAGTTCTTCACCCCCGAAGAGGCCACCGCCCTGCTGCCCGTCATCCGGCAGCGGCTCCTGCGCCTGCGCCGCCTCTACCAGAAGGCGCGCCAGTCGTACCGGGAGATGGAGCAGATCAAGGCCGTCGGCTACAAGCCCGACGGCACCCTGATCATGTCCTACGACTACAAGCTGGCGCGGCAGGCGCTGCGGGCGGCCGTGGAAGAGGCCAACCAGCTGCTGGCGGAGATCCACAGCCTGGGCTGCCTGGTCAAGGACGTCGACCTGGGGCTGGTGGACTTTCCGGCGCGCCTGAACGGAGAGCCCGTGCTCCTCTGCTGGCGGCTGGGAGAGCCCCGGGTTGCCTACTACCACGGCGAGCATGAGGGCTTTCGCGGCCGCAAGCCGATCCCACCCGCACGGGACGGTGGCTCCGTTTCCTGCGGCCCCGCCGGCTGGGACGCGGCGTCGGAGGGCATCGGCCCGGGGGGATCCAGCGCGGGGTCCTCACCGCCGCGCTGGCGCCGCGCCGCCGGTCACAACGGATCCACGGGTCCCGGCACCGGTCCGGACGAACCGGCTGGCCCGGACCGGGAGGCCTGACCACCACCCGTCTCGCCATCAATCCAGGCCCCGACCGGCGGACCGTAACCGGAGGAAGGGGTTGGCCACGCGCTCGGTCCCGATCCGGGTTTCAGGCCCATGGCCCGGCAGCACCCGGGTGGCGTCGGGCAACACCATCAGTTCCCGGTGAATGCTCTGGAGCAACGTCTCCAGATCCCCGCCCGGCAGGTCGGTGCGGCCGATCCCGCCGGCGAAGAGGGTGTCGCCAGCCAGCACCAGCCCCTCGGCGGCACCGCGGCCCACGTACACCACGTGCCCGGGGCTGTGCCCGGGAGTAAAGCGCACCTCGAATTCCATGGACCCGAACGCCAGGCGCTCGCCGCCCTCCAGCAGGTGATCCGCCGGCGGCGCCACCACCGGCTCCAGCCAGACCGACAGGTTCAGCTGGGGATCCCCCAGCCAGCCCGCCTCGTTCCGGTGGATCCACACCGGCGCCCCCGTGGCTTCCTTGATCGCCTGGAGGCCGCCGATGTGGTCGAAGTGGGCGTGGGTGAGCATCACGGCCGCCACCCGGTGTCCCCGGACCGCTTCCAGCATGGGATCGGGGTCATGGGGAGCGTCGACCAGCACCGCCACCCCGCTGGCACCGTCCAGCAGCACGTACCCGTTGGCCTGGACGGGGCCCAGGGGAAAGGCCAGCACACGCAAGGCAGGTTCCATCACCCGGCCCCCTTCCCGGCGGCGGAGGCTGCCGCCGCGCCGTCCGCATCCTGGCGGGCCGGCCGGTATCCCCAGTCCTCGAGCCAGCCCGGGCCTCCGGCCCACTCCAGGCGACGCCCCAGGACCCGGGCCAGTTCCTCCGCGGCCACCTGCGCCACCGCCTCCAGCGCCGGCGCCCGGCCCAGCAAGCGGGCCATGGAGGTGACGCCCCGGTCGGTGATGCCGCAGGGGATGATGCCGCCGAAATAGGCCAGGTCGGGGTCCACGTTGAGGGCGAACCCGTGCCAGGTGATGCCCCGGCTCACGCGGATGCCGATGGCGGCGATCTTCTCGTGGCCGGCCCACACGCCCACCAGCCCGTCCTCCCGGTGGGCAACGATGCCGAAGCGGGCCAGGGTCGCCACCAGGGCTTCCTCCAGGCCGTGGACGTACCGCTTGAGGCCCCCGGGCAGGTTCTTCAGGTCGATGATGCCGTAACCCACCAGCTGCCCCGGGCCGTGGTAGGTCACCTTGCCCCCGCGGTCGATGTGGAACACCTCCACCCCCCGCTGCCGGCGCAGGGTGGGGCTGAGCAGGATCTCCTCCTCGCGACCGCTGCGGCCCACGGTGTACACCGGCGGGTGCTGGAGCAGGAGGAACAGGTCCGGCAGCCGCCCCTCCCCCCGGGCCCGGGCCAGTCGCTCCTGCAGCCGCCAGGCAGGCTCGTAGGGGGTGAGGCCGGGCAGCCAGGTGACCCGGAGGACGGGCGCGCCGTCCGGCAGAGCCTGGCCGGCAGCAGGGGCCGTTGGGACGGCCCGATGGAGCTCCGCCACAGCGCCCATTCCGGTGGCCGTGGCGGTTCCCACGATGCCATCGGCCCCTCCCCTGGTGTGGGGGCCGGTTGTGGAATTTGCACCCATGGCGGCATCCGCCCCCATGCTTGCATGGACCCCTCGGCCGGGATCGACCTCTCGCGCCGGACGCATCCCCATGGCGGAGCCATCCTGACCGGCCAGGAACCGGCTCGCCTGACCGGCCGGTGCCCCGCGCCCCGTGCTCCATGGTGCGCCCCCGTGCTCCATCATGCTCCCGCTGCGCCCCCCGCTGCCCGGGCGGCCTCCAGGCCATGAGGCGTTTCCAGGGGTGCCGCCTGGGCCGGAGCACCGCGGTTGGTCGCCAGGGACCCGACCTGGGCCGGTGCGGCTTCGTCCCCCGCTCCCTCCCGCCGGCGAGCCCGGTCGGCCTGCTCGTGGGCGTGGTACGAGCTCCGCACCAGGGGGCCGGATTCCACGTGGGAAAAGCCCATGGCCAGGCCGATCCGCTTGAGCTCCGCGAACTCGTCCGGATGGTAGTACTTCTCCACCGGGAGGTGGATGGGCTCCCGGGTCGGGCGCAGGTACTGGCCGATGGTGACGATGTCCACCTGGTGGGCCCGCAGGTCCCGCAGGGTCTCCAGGATCTCGTCCCACGTCTCGCCCAATCCCAGCATCAGGCCCGACTTGGTCTTGATGTGGGGTGCCCGCCGCTTGGCTTCGGCCAGAAGGGCCAGGGACCGGTCGTATCTGGCCCGCGAGCGCACCCGGTCGGAGAGGCGGCGCACCGTCTCCACGTTGTGGTTCAGGATGTCGGGTTCCGCGTCCAGGACCACCTGCAGGGCGTCCCAGTCGCCGTTGAAGTCGGGGATCAGCACCTCGACCGCCGTGTCCGGACAGCGGCGCCGTATGGCCCGGATGGTCTCGGCGAAGACGGCCGCACCCCCGTCGCGGAGGTCGTCCCGCGCCACCGACGTGACCACCACGTGTTGCAGGCCCAGGCGCTGGACGGCATCCGCCACCCGCTCCGGCTCCGCCCAATCCAGTTCGGTGGGCCGGCCCGTGGTGACGGCGCAGAACCGGCAGGCCCGGGTGCAGATGTTACCCAGGATCATGAAGGTGGCGGTCAGGTTCTCGAAGCACTCGTAGATGTTCGGGCAGCGGGCCTCTTCGCAGACGGTGTGCAGGCTCATGCCGCGCAGCAGCCGCTTGAGCCGGTTGTAATTGGGCCCCTGGGCCAGGCGCACCTTGAGCCAGTCGGGATGGCGGCGCCCGGCGTGACCGCCGGCCAGGGCATGGCCGTCCGCTGCCGGGAGGTCACGGAACCCTCGGGTAGGGGCATCGGAGCCGGATCCACCGGCCGCCGGCGGCGGTCCGGCCTCAGCGGGGGAGCGGCGGGGTAGCGCCGTTGCGGCGGCATCGGGCCCGGGAAGAGCCGGACCGGTTTCCTGGCCGGCACCTGCCTGGCCAGGGCGAGCCGCCGGGGAAGCGGGTACGGAGGCCCGGCCGGCGCCGGCCCCGGGCTCCTGTCGCCCCGCCGGCGCTTCCGTTTCGGGCGAGGTTCCAATGCGGTGAAGGGCTTCCATGGGGCGTGATCCCACCTTCATTGGGGTGGCAGCCGCAGGGCCGGCTGGCCCGGCGCGGCTGCCAAATGGGCCTTCGCCTTCGGGCGCCGGGTTCCTCCCGGGCGGGTTCCCGCGGGCAGGTTCCTGCGGGCGGGGGACTTTCGGCAGGGGCCTTCCGGCGGGGGCCTTGCGGCGAGGGCCTTGCGGCGCGTTGTGCCCACCAGCTCCCACCGCGGGCTCCCCCGGCTCGGGGAGCCGCGACGGCAGCACAGCACCGGCCGTCAACGCGACAAGGGGGCCGGGATGGAACCCGGCCCCCTGGACGGCCGTACCGGCGGCGGTCACGTCAACCCCGGAAAGCGCCGCCCGCCTGCTCGTTGGCCGTGGCCGACTGCCATTTGGCGGAGTAGTTCTCCGCCGGGTTGTAGCTCTGGGCCGTGGCGCCATACTGGGCATGGCCGCCCGGGCCGGCCTGGCCGTACTGGCCGGCCTGGTTCTGGAACTGCCCGTACTGTCCAGCCTGGCTCTGGAACTGCCCGTACGCGCCGGCCTGGCCCTGGAACTGGGCGGACGAACCCGCCTGGTTCTGGAACTGGCCATACTGGCCGCCGGCCTGGCCGTACTGGCCTACCTGGCTCTGGAACTGGCCCGCCGTGCTCTGGGTGTACTGGCCGCCGTACTGACCGTACGGGGCTCCCGCCTGGGCACCCGCCTGGCCATACTGGCCGTACTGGCCGAATTGCCCGGCTTGGTTCTGGAACTGGCCATACTGGCCGCCGGCTTGCCCGTACGGCTGGCCGTACTGGCCAGCCCCCGCGGCGCCATAGCCGGCGCCCCCGGCCTGGTTGCTCATGTTACCCGCACCGGCCTGGGACTGCCAGCGGCTGCTGTAGTTTTCCGCGGGGTCGTAGCTCTGGGCCGTGGCGCCGTACTGGGCATGGGCGCTCTGGCCGTACTGGCCGAATTGCCCGCCGGCCTGGCCGGCCTGGTTCTGGAACTGGCCGTACTGGCCGCCGGCTTGCCCGTACGGCTGGCCGTACTGGCCAGCCCCCGCGGCGCCATAGCCGGCGCCCCCGGCCTGGTTGCTCATGCTCCCCGCACCGGCCTGGGACTGCCAGCGGCTGCTGTAGTTTTCCGCGGGGTCATAGCTCTGGGCCGTGGCGCCGTACTGGGCATGGGCGCTCTGGCCGTACTGCCCGAACTGCCCGGCCTGGTTCTGGAACTGGCCGAACTGGCCGCCGGCTTGCCCGTACGGCTGGCCGTACTGGCCGGCCTGGCTCTGGAACTGCCCCGAAGCCTGGTTGCCCAGGCCCTGCCCGCCCGCCGGCGACTGCCACTGGGAAGTGTACTGCTCCTGCGGGTTGTACGATTGCGGCGTTGCGCCGTAACGCGCGTGGCTCGGGCCACCAAAGGCGCTGGGTTCGTCCACGATGATCCCCCCTGACGGCTAGCTGTTTCCAGCGGTTAGATTGCGGAACCCCCCGGCTGCTATACCTTCCAGTTGCCACCAGCTCCGGAGCCGCCGGGGGCCATCCGCCCGGCAGCCCGGCCGGTCCCGTCCGGCCGGTCAAGCCGGCCACTCTACCGGTCACGTCCAGTCAAGGCCGGGGGCTCCGCGGGTCAAGGCCGGCCGGTCCCCCGGTCACAGCCCGCCGGCTCGCCGTCACGGGCAAGCCACGGGCCACGAGGCAGCCAGATGGCGTACCGGAGAAGAGGTGGAGCCCCGCTCCTGCGATCGGGACGTGCAGGGAGGAGTCCCGCCGGCCGCCCCGCGTGGGACGGCTGCCCACGGGCGGCCATACAATGCCCTAGCCACTGGTTCCAGGGGTCCAGGTCCGGGCGGCGACCCCGGCCAGCGGCGGGCCCTCGAGCCCGGATCCGCCGCGGCTGCCGTGGTTCCCCCCGAGGGCCCAAGCCCCCGGCGCCGGGGCAGCCCGCAACCGGACCCGCGGGCTCCGCACGGAACCGGCGCGCCGCGCCCGCACCATGCGCCCGCGCCATCGGGAGGGAATGCCTGTGGTCGAGGTTCGGCCCATCCCCCTCAAGGGCGGAACGGCCGTCGGCGTGAAGGTGGAACTGCCCAAAACCCGGCTGGTGGCCATCGCGACACCCGCGGGGTACATCATGTGCGGCGCCCTGGACGTGCGCCTGCTGGACGACCTTCTCGGCGCCCGCCGCATCGTGGCGGGCCGCGCTCTCGGCGTCCGCGACTTCGGCGATCTCCTGGAGCGCCCGCTGGAGT
This is a stretch of genomic DNA from Thermaerobacter sp. PB12/4term. It encodes these proteins:
- a CDS encoding DUF421 domain-containing protein — translated: MPETLLVLIRSIIAFVWLFFLTRFVGRKQVSQLTFTEYVVGITIGSIAAQASTDPQNRFLDGIVGVAVWALAALALTYLQQNSNAGRKFIEGEPVVVVARGQVQEKGLRMARLSVAELMELLRQKNIFDLRQVDWALMETDGQLTVLKKPEYEPLTAKTAGMLTPSRPEFPYVVIADGQVLPNSLRAAGKDEAWLRQELLRNGVDDPSQVMVGQIIGNQLYVDLKQDTQTITQPPLRATLGADLESLQADFASWALETEDPEARQMYEEYARKTGEILKDLDALVR
- a CDS encoding DUF4363 family protein produces the protein MKARRYIIVTLLVIMGIALGVAPTYFRKPLTPGGSIGQGIKATREAVQAEDWQRAAALAARLESEWKRVRVPVAVNSDATAIRDFEAQLATLRAAIELQDKSEAITALALMTTLIEDIGTY
- the lipB gene encoding lipoyl(octanoyl) transferase LipB — its product is MGTATATGMGAVAELHRAVPTAPAAGQALPDGAPVLRVTWLPGLTPYEPAWRLQERLARARGEGRLPDLFLLLQHPPVYTVGRSGREEEILLSPTLRRQRGVEVFHIDRGGKVTYHGPGQLVGYGIIDLKNLPGGLKRYVHGLEEALVATLARFGIVAHREDGLVGVWAGHEKIAAIGIRVSRGITWHGFALNVDPDLAYFGGIIPCGITDRGVTSMARLLGRAPALEAVAQVAAEELARVLGRRLEWAGGPGWLEDWGYRPARQDADGAAAASAAGKGAG
- a CDS encoding dCMP deaminase family protein; translated protein: MAEQQSAQDPPARPDQAVRPDPHQEPAPPAGSRQEDQADQRPPWDAYFMELAEVVARRSTCPRRHVGAVLVRDRRILATGYNGAPPGFPHCTEAGCLMQDGHCVRTIHAEANAILQAALHGVTVKGSTLYTTATPCLHCAKLLIGAGVVRVVYRDWYPDPRAVEFLERAGIPLEPMAGGAGGPAPA
- a CDS encoding MBL fold metallo-hydrolase; translated protein: MEPALRVLAFPLGPVQANGYVLLDGASGVAVLVDAPHDPDPMLEAVRGHRVAAVMLTHAHFDHIGGLQAIKEATGAPVWIHRNEAGWLGDPQLNLSVWLEPVVAPPADHLLEGGERLAFGSMEFEVRFTPGHSPGHVVYVGRGAAEGLVLAGDTLFAGGIGRTDLPGGDLETLLQSIHRELMVLPDATRVLPGHGPETRIGTERVANPFLRLRSAGRGLD
- a CDS encoding DUF2203 domain-containing protein, giving the protein MPAAGRKFFTPEEATALLPVIRQRLLRLRRLYQKARQSYREMEQIKAVGYKPDGTLIMSYDYKLARQALRAAVEEANQLLAEIHSLGCLVKDVDLGLVDFPARLNGEPVLLCWRLGEPRVAYYHGEHEGFRGRKPIPPARDGGSVSCGPAGWDAASEGIGPGGSSAGSSPPRWRRAAGHNGSTGPGTGPDEPAGPDREA
- a CDS encoding serine hydrolase, whose protein sequence is MNLAQAPDGGRAAKPGRAPGLSASSIPVVDPDSGDTLARLDELLDRAELRPGARQPDYGPLVARVREFIETRPQTFGIYFKDLQTGATWGINEREPIHAASTIKVPLVLYVNHQVAAGRARMDDRIVYEPDRDLTGGAGILQRDGFPGKSYSLRVLTNLSITISDNVTTNMLFRHFGKDNVGEFMRRLGGEVIFPGGRRVSTARDMGIYVEAVLDFARQHPLLGGRMLDDMGHAIFHVGLPGELPPDVFVAHKEGDIEGVADDVGIVFGRRPFVLAILSKGVDNIDQGFEDIARISKLVYDFQEELGPAR
- the lipA gene encoding lipoyl synthase yields the protein MEALHRIGTSPETEAPAGRQEPGAGAGRASVPASPAARPGQAGAGQETGPALPGPDAAATALPRRSPAEAGPPPAAGGSGSDAPTRGFRDLPAADGHALAGGHAGRRHPDWLKVRLAQGPNYNRLKRLLRGMSLHTVCEEARCPNIYECFENLTATFMILGNICTRACRFCAVTTGRPTELDWAEPERVADAVQRLGLQHVVVTSVARDDLRDGGAAVFAETIRAIRRRCPDTAVEVLIPDFNGDWDALQVVLDAEPDILNHNVETVRRLSDRVRSRARYDRSLALLAEAKRRAPHIKTKSGLMLGLGETWDEILETLRDLRAHQVDIVTIGQYLRPTREPIHLPVEKYYHPDEFAELKRIGLAMGFSHVESGPLVRSSYHAHEQADRARRREGAGDEAAPAQVGSLATNRGAPAQAAPLETPHGLEAARAAGGAAGA
- a CDS encoding aspartate ammonia-lyase encodes the protein MAEQAYRIERDSMGEMRVPADALYGAQTQRAVENFPISGIRFPRPFIRALGLIKRAAAQTNAELGLLDSRLAEAIVQAAGEVIEGKLDGHFVLDIFQTGSGTSTNMNANEVIANRAIQILGGELGTRSVHPNDHVNMGQSSNDVIPTAIHIAALEQIERKLIPALEALRDALAEKARAFDDVIKIGRTHLQDATPIRLGQEFSGYASMVDHGIRRLRSLREHLAELALGGTAVGTGINTHPEFPRRTIARIAEATGLPFREAENHFEAQGSRDAVVEASGQLRTVATSLMKIANDIRWLGSGPRCGIGEILIPPTQPGSSIMPGKVNPVMSEMLMMVCAQVIGNDAAIAVSNTHGNFELNVMMPVMAHNLLQSIELLANGAATFTERCVRGIEANRERCEALIEGSLAMVTSLVPRLGYDTAADIAKEAYASGRTVRQLILEKGLLSEEETARLLDPRRMTEPGRAE
- a CDS encoding translation initiation factor IF-2, whose amino-acid sequence is MTTYAKLLRAAATLKRVRAGLDSLAASAQSEEERERLRRAAAQARVMEQGLERRIRKVAAEEPEYARQSPGGELFGADGHNDHRPPARERPEPPAEVAPGEPLAGAQGSPRRRRGKAEPVAAGRGAAGGGAAGGGKE